Proteins encoded together in one Vigna angularis cultivar LongXiaoDou No.4 chromosome 5, ASM1680809v1, whole genome shotgun sequence window:
- the LOC128196823 gene encoding uncharacterized protein LOC128196823: MPNYTVWTFHGEEIPSTSTATEKRLASGSNTIVHTSEIDQFAYMQEMVDNALRHHAEQEADDSHDEEPPNETTQRFYNLLTEANLPVFEGSSESKLSVCIRLMAGKSNWNVPIQAVDFYTKLMLDLTLPNNLMPKNYYQAKKCVSKLGLEVKKIDCCVNGCMLFYDNDSGKNDALLVECKFCGSPRYHTMHAGRRQKKPIPLKSMFYLPIIPQRMFTSMQTSEHMTWHDGNKTEGFLRHPSDGEAWKHFNRKHPSFASEPRNVRLGLCSDGFTPYIQAFASPYSCWPVIVTPYNLPPEMCMTKPYMFLSCIIPGPSNPKSLIDVYLEPLIDDLKKLWNGVWTYDVSRKQNFLMRAALMWTINDFPAYGMLSGWSTHGRLACPHCMEHTKSFQLSYGRKSSWFDSHRWFLPIDHPFRRNKKAFRKGQVETDMPSPKLTGSHVWRRVKDYPKVTESGQNRIEGFGEWHNWTKRSIFWELPYWKDNLLRQNLDVMHTEKNFFDNVFNTVMNVIGKTKDNEKARKYLPLYCGRKDLELKA; this comes from the coding sequence atgcctaattacacggtttggacatttcatggtgaagaaattccttcgacCTCCACTGCAACTGAAAAgcggcttgcatcaggttcgaatactattgtacatacatctgagatagatcaatttgcctatatgcaagagatggtcgacaatgctcttcgtcaccatgctgaacaagaagcagacgatagtcatgatgaagagcctccaaatgaaacgactcagaggttttacaatttacttacagaggcaaatctacctgtatttgaaggttcatctgagtcaaaattgtcagtgtgcattagactcatggctggcaaatctaattggaacgttcccattcaagcagtggacttctatacaaaattaatgttaGATTTGACACTACCAAACAATTTGATGCCGAAGAATtattaccaagccaaaaaatgtgtttcaaagttgggattggaagtcaagaagattgattgttgtgttaatggatgtatgttattctatgacaatgacagtggaaaaaatgatgcattgttggttgaatgcaagttttgtggctcacctcgatatcatacgatgcatgctggacggaggcaaaaaaaaccaattcccttaaagtccatgttctacttgcctataattccacaaagaatgtttacttcaatgcaaacatcagaacacatgacatggcatgatggtaacaaaactgaaggatttttgcgtcatccttctgatggtgaagcttggaagcacttcaatcgtaaacatccatcctttgctagtgaaccacgtaacgtcagacttggtctatgctctgatgggtttaccccgtacattcaggcgtttgcatcaccatattcatgctggcccgtgatagttaccccatacaatctaccacctgagatgtgtatgacaaagccttacatgtttttatcgtgtataataccaggtccatctaatcccaaatcattgattgatgtttatttggagccgttgattgatgatttgaagaagttatggaatggtgtttggacgtatgacgtttcaaggaagcaaaatttccttatgagggcagccttgatgtggactattaatgacttcccagcgtatggcatgttatctggttggagcacgcatggtcgattagcttgtccacattgcatggaacatacaaagtcattccaattgagttatggtcggaaaagtagttggtttgacaGCCATCGAtggttcttgcccattgatcacccctttagaagaaacaaaaaggcatttcgaaaagggcaagttgaaacggatatgcccTCGCCGaagttgactggatcacacgtttggagaagagtgaaagactatccaaaagtcactgaatctggtcagaataggatagaagggtttggagaatggcataattggactaaaagaagcatattctgggaacttccctattggaaagacaacttgctaagacaaaacctcgatgtcatgcacacagaaaaaaatttctttgacaatgtcttcaacacagttatgaatgttataggtaagacaaaagataatgagaaagcaagaaaatatttacctttgtattgtggacgaaaagacttagagttgaaggcgtAA